The DNA region CTTtctctgtgataacattacaaatcgattttgtaatgcacctcataatactctacgaatgatttcttattccttaagtacattgtacatgtaacacatATTGTTAAGTTTTTCGCGTGTGTTAAAGATGCGACCTTGGGATAATATGACAGTACAAATATGCCGCGCGTCAAGTATCTGCGTCAAATTGCATTTTGTCTTAAATGCATAATCATTATCTCAGCAAAGATTACTCCAGAATGCACTCGAGAGCAAGCTGTCGGGGAAAGGCAGCTAAGGGACCAAATGGGAGGGGTTATTAAAATGGGACATAATGTGCGCGTCTCGGTGACACAGAGCCCCCATAacctaaataaaataaatgccaCTTGCATAAGGTGAAGGATATCATAACAAACGACAATCTCTATTTTTGTGTAAGTCTGTATTTGATACATTACTAAAGTAAAACACCCGCTAAACCAGTTTAATAAAATGTCACAATAATTAAATGGGAGACCTGAATCGGCCCCTATCACAGTTTTGTGCTCCCCTTCATTTGAATGATCCCTCAACTTCATTCTACAGCTCTTCGTGTTTTGGGCCGCTGAATTCTTCGTGGGAAATTTTACCATCTCCATTTTTATCCTCGAATTTAAACAGGTTGTCGAGAACTTTTTCCTGCTGCTTTGCCGCCAAATCAACAGGGATTCCCTGGGCATGCGCTTGTCTGGCAAGGTACATACTCATCTGCAATCAAAACAAATGTTGGATAATGAAAGGCAACGCCCTTGGATATAATATGATAAGCTGCTTTTATTTTACGAAATACGCTACAATAACAAAATGTCcttgaaataaacaaacatggaTGGAAAATGAGAAAGCCCAAAATTCCAAACCtattaattcaatattgaaCTTGTTGAttgcaatttaaaaacatttaaaaaataggtCATGTACAAGAGTGAATTCAGTaatacatatttcaacatttttgtcATATGAAACTGTGAACATCTATTATTCATTTAGAAAGTAGGCCaatataaaaactaaaaaaggtGATATGATGTAGACCCTCTGTCGAGTCGTACAGATGGCACGTAATATTGTCATGAATTTCTTAAAAGAGTTGTAACTTTATCTGTTCGAAGGAAACGCAAAGAAAAGACGTTTCCTCTGTAGCGACACGAATTGCACTCTGGTTTCAGAATCCTGCTGATGCAATTGCATTTCCTGGCTCCATAAAATACTTagtaattttcaataatatgGTGTATGGTAATAAATCTGCGTgtgcaaggttttttttttgttatgtcaTCTTGGTTAATATAGCATTGTGAAAATAcgaatacatgtaccataaaagATTCCTAATGTTTCTCGCGGATTGAATAAACTAAACAAAtgacacactctctctctctctctctctctctctctctctctctctctctctctctctccaatatAAAGGCCACAAAGAGGAAAAAACTTTATTTAGATACGCAATCTGTAAACTTTCCAGATGAAAGATATAGGAAACGAGGAATACATCAAAGAGCTTAATGGCTGACAACCAGATCGGGTATCAATATCGCAATGACGCTGcagtatttttgtttgataacaagggtttctttttttacttaGTTGTAATTTATTGTCCTGCTTCTAAATTTGAATACAAATGCAAGCTGTGAGTATATTTTCAGTACAACGATTTAGGAAATCTGAAACTATATTTTCAGACTTTAAATTGATACCTGCATGTCTgatgatgaaaaaaatcttcCTTGAAATAGACGAAAGGTCCAACATTCATGTCACCCACCCCcctttttaaagactttttatattaacattCTACTTATTTATATAACTgtgtactttatatatatacatgtagctgaagtatgtacatgtacttgatataTAGATGTATGTAACTCGCTATATTAATCATTAATATGTAAGCATATTTGAGTAAATAACGAGAATTTGTGTTACCTTTGACAATATTTTCGTCCGCCGCAGTCTATATCttatttacaatttatgttcgtcgttaaattttactttcatttatCTTACTCATGATAAATACAAGAATCGACTCCGTTTATTCCATGGAATTTAATACTTAACAATACCTAATTCACGAATTAAAGGGACAccatttattttgatgtaagttATTTTggctttttcaaaattatacacTATATACGTAATCTTAAGCTGGCCACTTCAAATTTTGCAACCCTATTTGTACGAGTATTAACCACCAAAATAAGCAAAAATAAGCAACCCGCCAAAATAACCCGCTTTATGTATATACGCATTGTAATTTTTGTATGGAACTACCGTATTGCTTAATTTTAATGTGCCCCGCCCCCCGATTTATTATGATTCACCGATGAGTTTCTTACCTCGTCCTTGGTAAGGTGGTCATCGTTGTCGATATCGATCATCTTGAAGACGTTGGGGGGTTTGGGACCGTCATGTACCTGGATCAGCTCCACCTCAAAAACCAGATCGGAGTTTGGCGCAATAACGGGACCTGGAAAGTCAACGTACAACATTAAAAGTGTGTCCTTCACTCGAGGCCATATTGTCTGCAGTCCCCGTTTAATTAATCATCAAATTTCTAAATGTTTTTATCGGGTGATGGGGTGGTACAtgtaatgttgttttgtttttgttttttgttttttgtttttggcaTTTACCATATAACTCTGGTAGATAAACCATGACATTCATTTTCTTGAACATTACATAAATTAGGACGAACCAAAGTGTTATGTAACTAAATGATATCCTTTTAGCCTTTTATGTTAAGAAACCTAGTATAAGAGTAAATTGCCATAGAAATTCTGAAAATTCTACTTTGAAATAAGTGCGcaatacctttttaaaaattaattccgcaaattaaaaatgaaatgatatattCCACTGAGACTTCTTTTTTGTTgtacattattattttattactcATATCCATTAGCCAGGTATTCTTTGGGGAAGGGTAAATATAAGATAAAGGAGCACATTTGCAAACTGTGTACGAGCACAAAGGCTGTTGCTAATTTGAAGAGTTTTCACCATTATTGACTTGGATCTAATTGCAAAATTACACGCAATAAAAGTCTGTTGCCCCAATTCACTTGTGACGTTTGTGATCTATATATAGAAATTAAAGTATATACTGCCATGGATATGCCGATTTAAAAGTTCTCGTTACCGAGGAATTTCCGACTAATAACAGTCAAATGAGTGAATTACAGAATTACGATGTACTGCTTGAAAATGTCAGAACGAGGCTTTGACAGGTGCTTGAGGAATTCAAATGTCATCGAATGCTCAGTGGGTGATGCGTGGATGATAATATGAGGCAGGGAGTTGATAGAATGAAAGATATACAGGTTGACCCGGTCACATTGATAAAGTACACGAAGATTGCGTTAAGAGATCATTAGCCATTGCGTGTGTGTAGTGCTTCACTTAAAGTCTCTCTGATTCTATTGACGCGATCAGCTCTTTGCATAGCATCAATTTTTAACCAGTTAAAATGATGACAATATTGGAGTTGGAGTTGTACCTGACCCATGCTCCCCGTACGCTAGCTTGGACGGCACGAACAGTTTCCGCTTCTCCCCCTGGCACATCTCTAGGAGGCCCTTCTCCCAGCCTTGGATCACCTGTCCTACTCCCAGCTGGAACTGGAAGGGAATGGCTCCCGGTCGGTCCCGACTGAAACAAGAAACCAACAATGAAAGTATACATTAAATGCAACAGAACTCGAATTTCTGTCATCATTTTTCTCGTCATTATCTTCAAGGCTGAAAACGCAATTATTCTCAAATTGGTATGCTCCCCATTAAAAGACAAACATGTATGGCGGTTTTCTATACACATATATTCCGGTTACTAATGTTGTCCttcttttactttaaaattgttCAGTAATAAAACTCCTGACTATTTAGAATACCTAATAGTGTCTACAATATGTGGCTTGTTCTGAAGCCATTCTATCTCGAAGGTGCATCATGTTTATGTCATAGATTGTATTCCAATGAACTAGCTTTATGGTTTTTATCTATATACACTAATCTTTACTGTCGGCACGTAATGTTTGCCTCTAAACTGGTATACCAaactacatgtaccagtaaactATGATAAAAGTTCACCACTAATGTTTCTGATTGTAAATTGGTAGTTGTTTAGTTTTGTACAAAGAAACACGCCTTGGATGAACCTCAAAGCTAAATGAGAGTTAAGGGTACTAAGCTTTGAGGCGTTGAGTTCATGTTGTGGTGTAAAGTTTACTGGTAATGCCTAACGTTTACCAGTAGTGTAGTTGTAAATTTTGGTGGTTTTTACTTATTGTTCACAAAATGTCCACGGTCTAATATAATATGTCTTTatc from Crassostrea angulata isolate pt1a10 chromosome 7, ASM2561291v2, whole genome shotgun sequence includes:
- the LOC128156079 gene encoding peptidyl-prolyl cis-trans isomerase FKBP2-like, with amino-acid sequence MYLFVKCACVTVLGLNLLSVCLSLPQQQQQQQPDPSNQGAGEPHLKIEVLIHATDCPRKSKDSDILVIHYEGFYDNGTKFDSSRDRPGAIPFQFQLGVGQVIQGWEKGLLEMCQGEKRKLFVPSKLAYGEHGSGPVIAPNSDLVFEVELIQVHDGPKPPNVFKMIDIDNDDHLTKDEMSMYLARQAHAQGIPVDLAAKQQEKVLDNLFKFEDKNGDGKISHEEFSGPKHEEL